A region from the Sphingomonas flavescens genome encodes:
- a CDS encoding helix-turn-helix domain-containing protein gives MAKREPDPEPLDEQIVEAEPVTAGERLRLAREARKLSLEDVAAQTRIPQRHLASIETADWDNLPAPTYSIGFAKSYASAVGLDRTEIGNQLREEMGGQRFASTSSDVFEPADPARTMPKWLVLGAIVAVVVLIALMSWLNSRSLQSPDESVANAVATPTNTAAPVGAPAQAPAAQAQGPVVLTATAPIWLQVSERGGATLFSGTLQPGQTYTVPATATAPVLKTGKPEALSIKVGSTTAGPVGKPATTVSNVSLLPADLLKAPAEAAAATPPPSAAPPAAVARRTPAGALTVPAPSAPPPPAAATETPPTTNSGE, from the coding sequence ATGGCCAAGCGCGAACCCGATCCCGAACCGCTCGACGAACAGATCGTCGAGGCGGAACCCGTGACTGCCGGCGAGCGGCTGCGGCTCGCCCGCGAAGCAAGGAAGCTGAGCCTCGAAGACGTGGCGGCGCAAACGCGTATTCCCCAGCGCCATCTTGCCAGCATCGAAACGGCCGACTGGGACAATCTGCCGGCGCCAACCTACAGCATCGGCTTTGCCAAGAGCTATGCCTCTGCGGTTGGCCTCGACCGGACGGAGATCGGCAATCAATTGCGTGAGGAGATGGGCGGGCAGCGCTTTGCCTCGACCTCTTCTGATGTCTTCGAGCCCGCCGACCCCGCGCGCACGATGCCCAAGTGGCTGGTGCTCGGGGCGATCGTCGCCGTCGTCGTGCTCATCGCGTTGATGAGCTGGCTCAACAGCCGGTCGCTCCAGTCGCCGGACGAGTCTGTCGCCAACGCCGTTGCCACTCCAACCAACACGGCAGCACCTGTCGGGGCGCCGGCTCAGGCTCCGGCCGCGCAGGCACAGGGGCCTGTGGTCCTGACCGCCACGGCGCCGATCTGGCTCCAAGTCAGCGAGCGCGGCGGCGCGACCCTCTTTTCGGGCACGTTGCAGCCGGGCCAGACCTACACGGTTCCGGCCACCGCGACGGCGCCCGTGCTCAAAACCGGCAAGCCCGAAGCCTTGTCGATCAAGGTCGGCAGCACCACCGCTGGGCCGGTCGGGAAGCCGGCCACGACGGTCTCCAACGTCAGCCTGCTGCCCGCCGATCTATTGAAAGCACCGGCTGAAGCTGCCGCGGCCACGCCGCCGCCTTCCGCCGCGCCGCCGGCGGCAGTTGCGCGCCGTACGCCGGCGGGCGCGCTTACCGTACCGGCACCCTCGGCACCGCCGCCGCCCGCCGCCGCGACGGAAACGCCGCCGACCACGAACAGCGGCGAATAA